The genomic window GTTCTCTGAAAAATCGTAATATATCTTAGGTTGGATTGTAAAATTATAAAATGGCTCTACATTTTTTAGAGGTGTACTTTTATCTAAATCATAACCATCTGTAGAATAAAAATTGGCAAAAAGATTAGCTGAAAATTTCTTCTTTTTCCACAGCAAATTCGTGTTAGCATCATTGGTATTAAAAGTTGCGTACCTATAAGAAAGACTTCCCGTAAATGTATCTTTTTTAGGTCTTTTTGTAATTACATTTATTACTCCTCCCATTGCTTCAGAACCGTACAATGCTGAAGAAGCTCCTTTAACGATTTCAATTCTCTCTATATTTCCCACGGAAACCCTTGATAAATCCAAAACACCAGCACTTCTACCTACTAATGGCACTCCATCAATTAAAATCATAGTATAAGCCGCATCCAATCCTTGCATTTGAATTCCTTCAAAACCACTTTCGTCAGGAATTAAAATAATACCAGTTTGCTCGCTTAAAATTTCATTTAATCTTGTAAGACCAGACTTCATAATTGCTTCAGATGTAATAATTGTCATTGGCAAAGGCAATGACGAAAGCACTCTTTCTGTTCTAGTTGCAGTAGTAACTTTAACTTCCGATAATTCATTTGTTTCCACACTATCTTTTTTAACATTCTGAGATACAGAAATTTGACAAAAAAACACAACAGTAAAAAGAGTAATTCTAAAATTCATTATTTTTATTCAGTCTTAATAATCGATGCAAATATATAACTATTTTTAATTGTTCTAAATAAAATTTATATATTTGCGAAAATTTTAAAAACAAAACAATAAGTTATGATTTCAAAAAGCCTATTTATGTCAGCCGCTATGGCTTTAACATGCAGTCTTGGTTTTAGTCAGGACAAAAAACAACAAGACATCAAGTCAATTAAATCTATGTGTGGTTGTTATGAAGTGAAGTTTAATTTCACAGAAACTTTCTCATACCCTAAAGATTCTCTTACTTATAAACCTTCTGAAACGAAACACGAATCTGCTTTAGAATGGGTTGAGCTACTAGAAGATACCCCAAACAAAATCGTAATGCAGCATTTACTTATTGTAAGTCCTGATATGATTATCAAACACTGGAGACAAGATTGGCTTTACGAAAACACAGACTTATATACTTTTGACAAAGGCAATTCTTGGAAATACAAAAAATTAGATAAAAAAGCGGTTAAAGGACAGTGGACTCAAAAAGTATATCAAGTAGATGATAGTCCAAGATATGAAGGATCTTCAACTTG from Flavobacterium sp. KACC 22763 includes these protein-coding regions:
- a CDS encoding DUF6607 family protein; the protein is MISKSLFMSAAMALTCSLGFSQDKKQQDIKSIKSMCGCYEVKFNFTETFSYPKDSLTYKPSETKHESALEWVELLEDTPNKIVMQHLLIVSPDMIIKHWRQDWLYENTDLYTFDKGNSWKYKKLDKKAVKGQWTQKVYQVDDSPRYEGSSTWVHVDGQDYWANVADAPLPRREQTKRNDYNVLKRRNIHEITSTGWNHEQDNDKLVRDDAGKDVLLAQEKGFDVYTKVPDSKCIAGQKWWKENNALWKNVRDKWQTLFDRHQDLNLEAKVDRKALYSLLFDLKPDASKAETDKIIDKFVK